A genomic window from Triticum urartu cultivar G1812 unplaced genomic scaffold, Tu2.1 TuUngrouped_contig_7545, whole genome shotgun sequence includes:
- the LOC125531590 gene encoding probable pathogenesis-related protein ARB_02861, with amino-acid sequence MMYRRIAARLLVVVAAAVLLSLLLATCAAAPHGLPPPPRPPPVLLLGGGRSPAREGKELDLGTPARRLGQHTSTNVPPSPKPHGNPGSAGPDPPPPPPSSNE; translated from the exons ATGATGTACCGGAGGATAGCCGCCCGGCTgctcgtcgtcgtcgccgccgccgtcctaCTATCCCTGCTGCTGGCCACCTGCGCGGCCGCCCCGCAtggcctgccgccgccgccgcgtcctcctCCGG TGCTGCTCCTAGGCGGCGGCCGGAGCCCGGCGCGCGAGGGGAAGGAGCTGGATCTGGGAACGCCCGCGAGGCGGCTGGGGCAGCATACATCGACGAATGTGCCTCCCTCGCCGAAACCCCACGGCAACCCGGGGTCGGCGGGGCccgacccgccgccgccgccgccgtcgagcAACGAGTAG